The genomic DNA CCGATCCGCAACGGCTCCTGTTGACCATTCTGGTCGGCGACCGGCTGGTCGATACGGCGACCGCGTCGCTGGCTACGATCATTGCCTTGAACCGGTTCGGAGGGCAGGGGCTCGAAGGTGTACTCGGCGAGGCTTTTGCCGTGCTCGTCGGTATTCTCACGTTTGTCCTGCTGGTGTTCGCCGATCTCGTCCCGAAGACCCTCGCGGCGAAATATTCTGTGCCCGTCGTGCTGAACATGGCCTATCCCGCCTATGCAGCACAGCAGGTGCTCACGCCGATCATGTTCTTCGTCGTGCCGCTGATCTATAAACTCACCGGCGGGAAGGGGCTCAATGTGCCCTTCGTCACGGAAGAAGAGCTCAAGATCATGCTGGATCAGAGCAGCAAGAGCGGCGCCATCGAGGCCCAGGAAGTGAAGATGATCAAGAACGTCTTCCAGCTGAAGGACATTACGGCGGAAGACTGCATGACCCCGCGCATCTACATGTTCTCGCTCGACTGCAATCAATACCTGCGCGAAGCGAAGGAGCTGTTGTTCAAGTCGAAGTACTCGCGCATTCCGCTGTACGAAGGCACGCTGGATAACATTATCGGCATCCTCTACAAGACCAAGGCGTTGACCGCGCTGGCCCAGGGCCATACCGAAATGAAGCTGCGGGATATCGCGCAGCCGGCGTTGTTTATCCCGCACACGAAATCGGCCGACGATTTGATGAAACAGTTCCAGTTGGATAAACGCCACATGGCGATCGTCGTGAACGAATTCGGCGGCGTCATGGGTCTGGTCACGTTGGAGGATCTGCTCGAGGAAGTGGTGGGCGAAATCGTCGATGAGACGGACATCACCGAAG from Nitrospiraceae bacterium includes the following:
- a CDS encoding HlyC/CorC family transporter — protein: MDIIVLIFLILLSAVISVVEVGFYSVNDTKLRALADTGSKRAEMALHLRTDPQRLLLTILVGDRLVDTATASLATIIALNRFGGQGLEGVLGEAFAVLVGILTFVLLVFADLVPKTLAAKYSVPVVLNMAYPAYAAQQVLTPIMFFVVPLIYKLTGGKGLNVPFVTEEELKIMLDQSSKSGAIEAQEVKMIKNVFQLKDITAEDCMTPRIYMFSLDCNQYLREAKELLFKSKYSRIPLYEGTLDNIIGILYKTKALTALAQGHTEMKLRDIAQPALFIPHTKSADDLMKQFQLDKRHMAIVVNEFGGVMGLVTLEDLLEEVVGEIVDETDITEELIKRIGKNQILVHGRTEVRKVNDFLKVDLGDDAVTISGLVQHELGRIPKVGEEVHIANCRLVIHEADPRVIKSVQIYKEDKHPALPDQPVEEHVPVTQASPDR